A genomic segment from Bubalus bubalis isolate 160015118507 breed Murrah chromosome 5, NDDB_SH_1, whole genome shotgun sequence encodes:
- the PANX3 gene encoding pannexin-3 gives MSLAHTAAEYMLSDALLPDRKGPRLKGLRLELPLDRMVKFVAVGFPLLLMSLAFAQEFSSGSPISCFCPSNFSIRQAAYVDSSCWDSLVHHEQDESGQSKTKSLWPHKALPYSLLALAVAMYLPVLLWQYAAVPALSSDLLFIISELDKSYNRAIRLVQHMLKIRQESSDTDVFWDELEKARKERYFEFPLLERYLACKQRSHSLVATYLLRNALLLLFTSATYLYLGHFHLDIFFQEEFSCSVKTGLLHDETHIPDLITCRLTSLSVFQIVSLASVAIYTLLVPVILYNLTRLCRWDKRLLSIYEMLPAFDLLSKKMLGCPINDLNVILLFLRANISELVSFSWLSVLCALKDTATQKHNIDTVVDFMTLLAGLEPSKPKHLTHGMCDENP, from the exons ATGTCGCTCGCACACACAGCTGCAGAGTACATGCTCTCGGATGCCCTGCTGCCTGACCGTAAGGGCCCCCGCCTCAAAGGACTGCGCCTGGAGCTTCCCCTGGACCGAATGGTCAAGTTCGTGGCCGTGGGCTTCCCCCTGCTGCTGATGTCACTGGCCTTTGCCCAGGAGTTCTCCTCTG GGTCTCCCATCAGCTGCTTTTGTCCCAGTAACTTCAGCATCCGGCAGGCTGCCTACGTGGACAGTTCTTGTTGGGACTCCCTGGTTCACCACGAACAGGATGAGTCTGGCCAGTCCAAGACAAAATCCCTCTGGCCTCACAAG GCCCTCCCCTACTCGCTGCTGGCCCTGGCCGTGGCCATGTACCTGCCGGTTCTGCTGTGGCAGTATGCAGCCGTGCCGGCCCTCAGCTCGGACCTGCTGTTCATCATTAGCGAGCTGGACAAGTCCTACAACCGCGCCATCCGCCTGGTACAGCACATGCTGAAGATCCGACAGGAGAGCTCAGACACTGATGTGTTCTGGGACGAGCTGGAGAA GGCTCGGAAAGAACGGTACTTTGAATTCCCCTTGCTGGAGCGGTACCTGGCCTGTAAGCAGCGCTCACACTCACTGGTGGCCACCTACCTCCTGAGGAACGCCCTCTTGCTCCTCTTCACCTCCGCCACCTACCTGTACCTGGGCCACTTTCACCTGGACATCTTCTTCCAAGAGGAATTCAGCTGTTCCGTCAAGACAGGGCTGCTACATGATGAGACCCACATCCCCGACCTCATCACATGCAGGCTGACCTCTTTGTCTGTCTTCCAGATTGTCAGTCTCGCCAGCGTAGCCATCTACACCCTGTTGGTTCCAGTGATACTATACAACCTCACACGGCTCTGCCGGTGGGACAAACGGCTCCTCTCCATCTATGAGATGCTCCCAGCTTTTGATCTTCTCAGCAAAAAAATGCTGGGCTGTCCCATCAACGACCTCAATGTGATCCTTCTTTTCCTTCGAGCCAACATCTCTGAGCTCGTCTCTTTTAGCTGGTTGAGTGTCCTTTGTGCGCTGAAGGACACAGCCACCCAGAAGCACAACATTGACACCGTGGTTGATTTCATGACTTTATTGGCTGGCTTAGAACCCTCAAAACCTAAACATCTCACCCATGGGATGTGTGATGAAAATCCATAG